The genomic window TTGAGATCCTTCAACGACTCCAAAAACCAATCATAACACGTCTCAGAGTTCGCATACTTCATCATAGCCCTTTCGTAAGGCTCCAACGCCCTTGATGTGTCAAATCCAAGCTCCAATAAAAACCGGTGACACATAGACAATGACTTCGCATCGCTTGGCGGCGATTTTGCGTCTAAAATCTGTTTCAACCCTTTCTCAAACGAGTATTTCGTAGGACTTTGTCTGAACTTGACATACTGATCCAAAATCTTATAATATGTAGCAGATGGGTACCTTTTCTGCAAAGAGCTTACGAACTGTGCTGCTTTCTTGAATAATTCTCGGTCCAAAAGTTGGAACAACTGGTGATCCTCTGAGTTCATTATTTCCACGCTCAATTCAGAACCTCAGTAAACTATAGCAGCACAAATACCAATACAGCCAATTTTCTGGTTCCAGATGATCCTTTATGGCTCTGAAAACTACTGATAAACCACTTCATCTACCACCATTTCGCTGGATTCAAGATGGCCTTTGAATCATATAtggccttttttttttttttttttctttcttcttcagttaCCGAATAtatgttacccggacatAAACGAAGCTATATCCATACATATCCAACACAAACGAACAAACGCAAAGAGACTGGTGCAATAGAGGTTCATTCAAGGCCTTATTTCACCCGAACCATGGCCAGAAATATGATCTACTACTATCCGTCCTTCTTTCCCGCTTGAACGACCGTCTATGGACCAAGTAAGGCGCCAGTAGTCGCAACTTGTTGTAGTTTCTGGCACCAAAATCCAAGAGATGAGCTAGgtagtttctttttttcctaagaaaaaaaaaatttaacaatgaaaaatctatgcgatgcgatgcgatgaggtAGACAGGTAGACAGGTAGACAGCATCGTTCGTTTATTTACAAGAGTCTAAGCTAGGTTTGTGAGTGTAGTGTGTGTTGTTTATTAACAAGGTATTAAAGGATAGTAAGCACATCAAGACATACAAAAAAGTAACAATGTCCAGTATTTACAAGACTTTATCTCGTAAAGAGAAGGATGGCAAGAAGAGCAACAGTGGTAATGAGAAACAGTTCATGAACAAGCAGCGTACGCTACTTATTTCTTCCAGAGGTGTGACGTATAGACACCGTCACTTGATCCAGGACTTGAACAGTTTGTTGCCACACTCCAGAAAGGAGCCTAAGCTAGATACGAAGAAGGATCTTGGGCAGTTGAATGAAATTGCTGAGTTGTACAACTGTAacaatattattttcttcgAGGCCAGAAAGCACCAGGACTTGTACCTATGGCTATCAAAGCCTCCAAACGGGCCAACTATCAAGTTTTACTTGCAAAACTTGCACACGATGGACGAGCTAAACTTCACTGGTAACTGTTTGAAGGGTTCGAGACCAATTTTGTCCTTTGATGGGAGATTCGACACGCAACCCCACTACCGTTTGATCAAGGAGCTATTCATTCACAACTTTGGTGTGCCTCCACAAGCCAGGAAAATGAAGCCATTCATCGACCATGTGATGTCGTTCAGCATAGTAGACGATAAGATTTGGGTCAGAACGTATGAGATATCGCACGAGGCCAGAAACACTGTTGAATAcgaggaaaaagaagaggacgAGACTTCGTTGGTCGAAATAGGTCCTAGATTCGTCATGACCCCAATTTTGATCCTTGAAGGTTCGTTCGGTGGTCCAAAGATCTACGAAAACAAGCAATATGTTTCTCCAAACGTCGTCAGAGCGCAAATGAAGCAACAGGCTGCCAATGCTGCCAGGACCAGAGCCGAGGCTGCTGCCGAGAGAAAGCTCAAGAAGAGGGAAAACGTCCTAGCTGTGGATCCATTGTCCAACGATGCTTTGTTCAAGGATTAAAAAGGATtagaaacaaacaatatcAGAGAATAGACTTCCCCCTCCCACTGTACACTACTTTTACatacaatatatatctatatatatctcaAGTATAGCCCTATTTCGCATATTTTTTGAATACTGGGATCTTAATTCGTTTATTCCTTTACATACTATACCTTTTGAAATGGTAGGAGaatatttaatttttgattttatgTCTTATATCCAAGCCCAGGGCCTCATAACTATAAACACCttaatttcttttaatGTTCACACACCGTACCTTCGTTTATACCTTCCATATCGTTTCATTTAGTGCTTTTCGGCATTGGTAATGTGCTTGTCCAAGTAAGCCTTGATgaaatcttcttcctccttcGAAGAGGCAGTGAACAATGGCTTGGCTGCTGGCTTACCCTTGAATGGGTTTGGAacaaccaacaacaacacagCTCCCAAAGTACCAAGAGCCAATTGATGTGGTTGGACAGTTCTACCTAAAATTGTGTATGCACCACTCAtctttgaatatttctAGCAATGTGTTGTTGTGTTGTTGCTCCAAAAACAAAGCCAAAcaataaaacaacaaaccaAATACCCTAACAGAAACTCCGCTAAATACAAAAACCCTTTCCAAAAAACCTCTCTATACGTTCTTCAAATGGTTAAAGATCTGTCTTAGTAGGATTTCGGTaaaatcttgaaatttttcataCATTCGGGAAGCGTGCAAAACTTCAacacacccacacaccgCACCATATGTCTGACCAATCATATCggagaagagaagaaaccGTGCTTCTCGCTCGCTAAAGGGTGCATGTTTACGCCATTCACGATGCTGGGAGACCGTACGACAGGTAGGCTTTGGTACTGGCTCATGGCGCATACAGATATCTTTTTCTCAGCTTTTAACTCACAGTTACTGTGCGATCCACTGGTGAGGTTATCAAATTCCCGAGAGTcacatcacgtgaccaatatcaaaaaagtttcaaaaaaaaaaaaaaaaaaaaaaaaaagaagcagcagTCCTGAAATCTGATAAGCAGCCTTTCTTCCCTTAATGACCGCACATCTTACTGTCCCATTAGATCTATATTACACCTGTATTGTGTTCTGGTAATTGatgtgtgtatataagTAGATATTAGAATTATCAAGAGTGGGTCCCATTTGAACGTAAACGTGAAAATGATGGTGCTTACTCAATTGATTTTGTGTTTCTGCAGCTGGACAATTGCAGTTTCAGCCATATCGTTAGAGTCCATCTTCCCACAGCGGTATATCAATGGATTAATCCAGCAAGACTTAGCCCTGGATGGGtctcaaaagaaaaccaagGAAACGAGCGACTTTAGTGTTTTCACTTCTAGCATTGATGACGCATATTCTTTGAGAATTAAGCCTGTAGATCCCAAATCTCTAGGCATCGATACTGTGAACCAATGGGCCGGATACTTGGACTATAAGGACTCGAAGCACTTTTTCTATTGGTTTTTCGAGTCTAGAAATGATCCTGTGAATGATCCGGTAATTCTTTGGTTGAATGGGGGTCCAGGATGCTCATCTCTTATTGGGTTGTTCTTCGAATTGGGTCCATCCTCAATTAATGTGGATTTGAAGCCTGTATACAACCCATATTCGTGGAACTCGAATGCGTCGGTGATATTTTTGGATCAGCCAGTGGGCGTTGGCTTTTCCTATGGTGATTCTAAGGTTACAAATACCGATGCTGCAGCGGAAGATGTGTACATTTTCTTAGaattgttctttgaaaggTTCCCACACTTGAGAAACAACTCTTTCCACATATCTGGTGAGTCGTATGCAGGACACTATCTTCCTAAGATTGCGCATGAGATTGCTGTCGTTCACGAGGATGATTCTTCCTTCAAGCTTTCATCTGTGTTGATAGGAAATGGATTTACCGATCCTCAAACACAGTATCAGTACTATGAACCAATGGCCTGTGGTAGAGGTGGCTATCCTTCGGTTCTTGAACCAGAAGATTGCAAAAAAATGAACGACAGTGTGCCCACATGCGTGACTCTCAGCGAACGCTGTTATAAATCGAACTCATTAATCCCATGTACCATTGCCGATCTCTATTGCGAACAACAGATTACAGGGGTGTATGAAAAATCTGGAAGAAGTAACTACGATATACGGTCTACCTGCGATGCTCCTGAATTCTCTGGCGCTTGCTTTAAAGAGGAGGTATACATTACCGAATACTTGAACTTAGAAGAGGTCCAGGAAGCATTGGGAGTTGAGGTGAACAAGTTCGAAAGTTGCAGCAGAGACGTAGGCATTGGGTTCTCCTTCTCGGGAGACAGCCCCAAACCGTTCCATCAGTATGTCGCAGAACTGGTCGACAAAGACATTGATGTTTTAATCTATGCTGGTGATAAGGATTACATTTGCAACTGGCTAGGAAATATGGCATGGACTGACAAGCTTGAATGGAAGTACCACGAAGAGTATGAGAAGCAAAGTTTGCAAAAATGGATAAACGAAGAGACAAATGAAGCTTTAGGTGAAGCCAAATCATATGGGTCGCTCACATTCTTGAGAGTATACGATGCTGGTCATATGGTGCCTCATGATCAACCTGAGAACTCTTTACAATTTTTAAACTCTTGGATTCGTGCCGTTGATGGCAAAAACTGAAAGGCTCTTTCATATATTATGATAATAAAGAGACAATTTATTTTGCTAACATAACATACTTTTGGTTCTTGGTCCTGTATTTGTCCCATACATAAACTTTTTATACATGTGTACtatgtattatattttaatCAATTCCTCTTTTACATCATCGTTGGTTCATCCTATAAACCCTAATCAAATTTTGCAACCTGGTAATTATCTCAACACATTCTTCGGCAGAGACAGCTTCAAAGTAATATCTACGTTCTCTGTCTGGTCTGTGCACAAAAATTTTGAAGTATTCAGGAActctttttgatcttttaACCAACGTAATTTGACTGACATGGAATGATTTAGTTTTGACGTTTTCATGAGTCCAGTTAAGGTCTCCATCAGGTCCGCTGATGTACACGTAATCACCATCGATCACCAATGTTCTTTCATGCTTGTTGATAAATGACATTTGTTGTCTCCGCCACACCTTATACTTGTAATACGATCCAGTGAATAGGTCCTTATAACTAGTATTACCAGAAATGCTGCTTGACCTTTTGGAAGTGACGCCGAGTTTACCAGACTTTAACGATGTTTTTGACGTATTTTTcagtttgaagaaaccaGAAGCCGATGAAGTGTGGTTATGTTTGCTCATGTTGAACAAACTTTTCGTGGTCGAAGTGGTTTTTCCTTCCCCTGTCTCTTCCTTTACAGCCTCTTTAgcctcttcatcttctctGTTCTTCTGCATGAATCTGTTATCGTTCGCCATTGTTAAAGTTAAAGGAGTTAATTCTGTACTCTGAATTGTTTGTAGTACTGGCTGATTGGTTGCTTTCATTCTGTCAAACTTCTTGGTCCTTGcgtctcttttcttgaggACCTCAAGTTTATAATTACCATCCAAACTTGTGATATAATCGTTTAAATCTAGAATGAGGTCTCTGTTTTCCAATTTGAGTACATAATCTGATGGATCaagattcttcaacttACAATAAGACACCAAAATTTCGTTTATCTTTGAAGACACTGGTACTTTTATATTCGTGAAGTTAAATTGTGGGTTTAAGTTCGGATACAAGAAAACCTTAATGGTTACAATATTGGAACCGGTATTCGAAGGTTGCAGAGAGTTTGCTGGTAAGATTGACTTATAGTAACTTAATTGGTTAATATGAGGCGAGTTATCTGGTGGTTCTTGGACTACTCCTGTATCTTTCATCACTGCCGGCAACGGagtttccttttcattCATCTTAAACTGTTCATCACTAGTAACATGGCATATAACCACCTCATTATCAAAGACGGTATCAATTTTTTGGGTTCTTTCAAGGACACCAAAATTATCTTCAAATGGTTCACCGTCTTCGTCAACAATCTTAAGCGTAAAGTAATTGGGATTAACAATTTCATCTGGAGAAAGCTCTCCGGTTGAGTCGGGAGGTTTAAATTCTGTAGAGTAGCAGTATAAGCTGTATCCCAATACTTCGAACACCGTTGCAGATTTCTTAACAGCAATGGTGAATGGTTTCCTTTTATAAGCCTTGGAATCTTGGATATAAACGTCCAATTTCAAGGAATTCCTTGGAAGTTCCTTAACCGCAGATACACCTGAAAAGTATTCCAAGGGATTCATCTGTGTGACTTTATCCTTATTAAACATAGCAGATAACGCTGATTcacttttatttttagaAGAGGGTACATCAACCTTTTCAATGACAAGTTCAGGTTCCTCTTGTTTAGAATCATCAACTTCGTCATCCTCATCAATGCTCGTTTCAGTCAAATTCGAGGACGTCCTTCTGTGTCCGTTGATAGGCTTGAGGTGTCTTGAACGGTTAGAAAAAGTGGTTGATCCAGAGTTGCGGTGGTGTGTACTTCCATTTGCACGCTGTTCCGATTGGGAGGAGCTTAAAGTACGTTTCGAAGAGTTAGTGGCCGCATCCTTAGGGACAGATTGGGACAATACTTCTCTGTGAGCCCTATTCGCCATGTGTAGTAGTTTAGTAGCCTTATCCAACTCATTATCCAATTTTGACTCATCGGCTGAATGGTACATAGCCATGGTTCGTGATTGAGGAATGGAGTTGCTAGGTATGTCATGTGAATCAAACGTCATAGAAGATAGCTCAGAGGAAGGCACTTGGCTCGATTCAAAGTCATCCCCGCTAAAGTCTGAATCCAAAAGAGACTCACCATATGAGGATACATCATCGTGAATGCCATTGCTCTCATCATCACCGTCTATTAACAAGTTCGGGGAATTGAAATTGCTAACACTGACTCTATCATTCAAATGCGACGATATACCTCTCAATTTGGAAGGAGAGCTAGTGCTTATTTCATTTGGTTGGTCAAATGGTTTCAAATCTGGCTGATTCAAATAAGACTCAATATACGAAGAAGTGGTGTCAttttcagcagcagcagcagcagcagcagtaaGCGCTGTATTTTCGTTCTGcttatttttcttattctGCACTTTATTCACTTTGTTTCGTTTCTCCCCACTGTCATTAGAACCCACAGTATCTGAGCTTTGTAGAATATTGTGCGGATTCAATGGGAAATTCTCAAGGAAAGTGTTCCTCTTCGCAGACTTAGCCTTCTCGTCTAACGTCAAACTGCTAGAAGAGTTATTATTacgtttttctttcccaaaGAAGTTCACCACTGCACCCTTATCATACTCGTatttatcatcatcatcatcgtcgtcatcttcCAAATTATTGAGACCCTCGTGCGTGTAAAGAAAGTGGTCATACAAGTTGAGTGCCGGCTTTTTCAGGGAACCTGCCCTGGATCTTCCGCTTATGAATATCGCCTTACCAGCACCACTCCCTTTGCTGTCCTTAGACGCATTGCTCGACGAACGGAACAACCTGCTGAGCCGAAGACCAGACTTCTTCACCGTTTTCAGCTTTTCAGACGCCCTAGAAGTACTTCTCTGTAACGACAAATCGCTACCTCTACGATGTAAACTATGAACCAtcttattcttcaaactgCTAGTATCAGCAATGATCGACTGTGTTCTGGACCGCGACTTCTCCGAAATATCGGGACTCgaattgttctttttcacAGAAGGAACTTTCATAATACTGGGATTCGGCCTCAGCCCCAATacttcctcctcttcttccaccAACGATACCATCGTATTGTTATTCGAATTAGAAAACAGTTTAGACCCCGTACCACTAATATAATTACCTGTAGCTCGGCTTTGCTTAATATATGAA from Kluyveromyces marxianus DMKU3-1042 DNA, complete genome, chromosome 6 includes these protein-coding regions:
- the BRX1 gene encoding ribosome biogenesis protein BRX1, translating into MSSIYKTLSRKEKDGKKSNSGNEKQFMNKQRTLLISSRGVTYRHRHLIQDLNSLLPHSRKEPKLDTKKDLGQLNEIAELYNCNNIIFFEARKHQDLYLWLSKPPNGPTIKFYLQNLHTMDELNFTGNCLKGSRPILSFDGRFDTQPHYRLIKELFIHNFGVPPQARKMKPFIDHVMSFSIVDDKIWVRTYEISHEARNTVEYEEKEEDETSLVEIGPRFVMTPILILEGSFGGPKIYENKQYVSPNVVRAQMKQQAANAARTRAEAAAERKLKKRENVLAVDPLSNDALFKD
- the ATG42 gene encoding carboxypeptidase C; its protein translation is MMVLTQLILCFCSWTIAVSAISLESIFPQRYINGLIQQDLALDGSQKKTKETSDFSVFTSSIDDAYSLRIKPVDPKSLGIDTVNQWAGYLDYKDSKHFFYWFFESRNDPVNDPVILWLNGGPGCSSLIGLFFELGPSSINVDLKPVYNPYSWNSNASVIFLDQPVGVGFSYGDSKVTNTDAAAEDVYIFLELFFERFPHLRNNSFHISGESYAGHYLPKIAHEIAVVHEDDSSFKLSSVLIGNGFTDPQTQYQYYEPMACGRGGYPSVLEPEDCKKMNDSVPTCVTLSERCYKSNSLIPCTIADLYCEQQITGVYEKSGRSNYDIRSTCDAPEFSGACFKEEVYITEYLNLEEVQEALGVEVNKFESCSRDVGIGFSFSGDSPKPFHQYVAELVDKDIDVLIYAGDKDYICNWLGNMAWTDKLEWKYHEEYEKQSLQKWINEETNEALGEAKSYGSLTFLRVYDAGHMVPHDQPENSLQFLNSWIRAVDGKN
- the ATP19 gene encoding F1F0 ATP synthase subunit k, with product MSGAYTILGRTVQPHQLALGTLGAVLLLVVPNPFKGKPAAKPLFTASSKEEEDFIKAYLDKHITNAEKH
- the AVO1 gene encoding Avo1p, yielding MDVEVTINKLRARFLKQSSEKDQLNRIIKPYGEINDTVLQLYKGDDGCNLLQSLDSPPIAGSYIKQSRATGNYISGTGSKLFSNSNNNTMVSLVEEEEEVLGLRPNPSIMKVPSVKKNNSSPDISEKSRSRTQSIIADTSSLKNKMVHSLHRRGSDLSLQRSTSRASEKLKTVKKSGLRLSRLFRSSSNASKDSKGSGAGKAIFISGRSRAGSLKKPALNLYDHFLYTHEGLNNLEDDDDDDDDKYEYDKGAVVNFFGKEKRNNNSSSSLTLDEKAKSAKRNTFLENFPLNPHNILQSSDTVGSNDSGEKRNKVNKVQNKKNKQNENTALTAAAAAAAENDTTSSYIESYLNQPDLKPFDQPNEISTSSPSKLRGISSHLNDRVSVSNFNSPNLLIDGDDESNGIHDDVSSYGESLLDSDFSGDDFESSQVPSSELSSMTFDSHDIPSNSIPQSRTMAMYHSADESKLDNELDKATKLLHMANRAHREVLSQSVPKDAATNSSKRTLSSSQSEQRANGSTHHRNSGSTTFSNRSRHLKPINGHRRTSSNLTETSIDEDDEVDDSKQEEPELVIEKVDVPSSKNKSESALSAMFNKDKVTQMNPLEYFSGVSAVKELPRNSLKLDVYIQDSKAYKRKPFTIAVKKSATVFEVLGYSLYCYSTEFKPPDSTGELSPDEIVNPNYFTLKIVDEDGEPFEDNFGVLERTQKIDTVFDNEVVICHVTSDEQFKMNEKETPLPAVMKDTGVVQEPPDNSPHINQLSYYKSILPANSLQPSNTGSNIVTIKVFLYPNLNPQFNFTNIKVPVSSKINEILVSYCKLKNLDPSDYVLKLENRDLILDLNDYITSLDGNYKLEVLKKRDARTKKFDRMKATNQPVLQTIQSTELTPLTLTMANDNRFMQKNREDEEAKEAVKEETGEGKTTSTTKSLFNMSKHNHTSSASGFFKLKNTSKTSLKSGKLGVTSKRSSSISGNTSYKDLFTGSYYKYKVWRRQQMSFINKHERTLVIDGDYVYISGPDGDLNWTHENVKTKSFHVSQITLVKRSKRVPEYFKIFVHRPDRERRYYFEAVSAEECVEIITRLQNLIRVYRMNQR